A segment of the Sphingobacterium oryzagri genome:
CGATGATAAAATGCATCGCCATTTGGCAAGCGTTGTGGGTCACCCAAATATAGCGTGTTTTCCAGGAAAAACCGCTTATATCCCAAAAATAGATTGGCAATGAATCCACGCGCTGTTTGCAGTTCGTACTCGCTGCGTACCCGATCAAAACCGACCACCGCGCCTGCTTCCAGGGTGAGTGAGTCCAATACCGTTTTTCTACTTAAGTCGACCCCCAGCCGCAACATCACCATACCATTGTCTTGTATATGCTCTTCGATACTGTCGTTACTGGTCAGCGCATTGTGATACAAAAGCGCATCGTCTTTCAGGTAAAAACTGCCAAAACGATAATGCCCGTTTAATCCCACTAAGAAACGTTCGCGCTGGCTAAAGCTTTGTTTGCTTAGCCAATCGATGTATAGCGCTTGCTTCAGCCCTTTGTTATGATAAGCGAAATACATACCCTCGATATTTGGACGATCGTACATAAATGTATCGGCCAGCACGATGCGATGTACGTCTTTCAATTTTTCGTATCGCGGCATATGGCCGAGCGCAAAATCAACGTTTTTGTTTTTAAAACTGTAATAGGCGATGGGCAACAATCGATCTTTGTTTTCCGGATGTTTCCCAAAGTCTTGGTTATAATGCATACCGCCAATGATGCGGTTGTTGCTGTCGATAGCAAAAAATAATTTGGGCGAGAGAATGGTTCCAAAGATGGTTTTATCTTCGGTGTATATCGACTTATATTCTCTGTTATCGGCATAGCCAAAGAAATCGATTTCCAAACCGATACGCTGTTGCGCCTGGCTTGTATGCGCAAGGAGGCAAAAGCCGAGAAAAAGGTAATATACGTATGATCTTGGTGTCATTGGCAAGGAATACGGCTGACTTGAAATTAAAAAGGTCGTCTAACATAATGGAGACGACCTTTTCGGGTTATTTTTTGCGTTATTATACTTCTAATAATAATCTTGCAGGATCTTCTAGTAATTGTTTCACACGTACCAAGAAGCTTACTGACTCACGACCATCGATAACGCGGTGATCGTAAGATAGCGCGATATACATCATCGGACGGATTACCACCTGACCATTTTCTGCAATCGGGCGTTGCACGATATTGTGCATTCCCAAGATCGCCGATTGAGGTGCGTTGATGATTGGCGTAGACATCATAGATCCAAATACACCACCGTTGGTGATGGTAAATGTACCACCAGTCATTTCGTCGATCGTTAATTTGTTATCACGTGCTTTCGTCGCCAAGGTAATAATTTCCTTTTCGATTTGGTGCAAGCTCAGGGATTCGGCGTTACGAATTACCGGCACAACCAATCCTTTTGGTGCTGATACCGCGATGGAAACATCCGCAAAATCAGAAAATACGATTTCGTTTTCTTCAATACGTGCATTAACGGCAGGCCATTCTTTCAATGCTGTTGTCACTGCTTTCGTGAAAAATGACATAAAGCCAAGGCCAACACCATGTTTCTCTTTGAATGAATCTTTATATTTCGAGCGTAGATCCATGATCGGCTGCATATTGACCTCGTTAAAGGTGGTCAACATCGCTGTTTCATTTTTTACACTTACCAGACGTTTTGCAATCGTTTTACGCAGCGAGGTCATTTTTTCGCGACGCTCATTGCGTGCTCCAGGTGCGGCAGTTTCTGTTGCCGGAGCCGCTTTAGCAGCAGGTTTGCTTTCTGCTTTAGGAGCAGCAGGTTTAGCTTGCGCTTTTTCCGCATCTTCTTTGGTGATACGGCCATCCTTACCTGTTCCTTTGATTGTAGAGGCATCAATACCTTTTTCTCTCAAAATTTTAGCAGCGGCTGGTGAAGCTGTACCTGCAGCGTAAGAGTCAGGGTTTTCTGCATCATCATCGGAAGACGTTTCCGCCGGTTTTTCCTCTTTTTCCGCAGGAGCTTCTTCTTTTTTGTCGGCACCACCGGCAGGAGCATCACCATCTTCGATAGCACACACTACTGCACCAATTTCTAAAGTGTCACCTTCTTGAGCGATGATACGTAAGATACCTGCTTTTTCTGCAGGCAGCTCAAATGTCGCTTTGTCGGATTCCAATTCAGCGATATTCTCGTCCATTTCAACGTAATCGCCATCTTGTTTTAGCCATTGTGCCAAGGTCACCTCTGTGATTGATTCACCTACGGCAGGTACTTTAATTTCTAAGCTCATATTTTTGTTTTCTGTTATACCAACAACATCAAAAGCGGTCGATATGTTTTATAGTTCAAATGCTTTATTTATAATATCTGTTTGCTGCGTAACGTGCTGCTTCATGTAGCCTGTTGCAGGAGAGCCGCTTTCCGGACGCGCAATGTATTGAAGATCGAGGCTGCTGCTACGGAATTTGCGACAATAGTACGGCCAGGCGCCCATATTTTCATTTTCTTCCTGCACCCATACAAATGCTGCTTTTGCATATTTCTTTTGCAAGGCTTCGATCTGCGTTTGCGCGATAGGATAGAGCTGTTCTATGCGTACGATAGCAACATCTTTGCGCTTGTCGGCCTCTTGCTTTTCGCGCAGTTCGTAATAAATTTTTCCCGAACACAGCAACACACGTTTTACCGACTTTGCCGTTACGTTTTCATCGTCGATAATCTCTTGAAATCCGTTTTCGGTAAAGTCTTTCAAAGGAGAAACAGCTTTCGTATGGCGCAATAGGCTTTTAGGCGTTGCTACAATTAACGGTTTGCGGAATTCACGGTGTAATTGACGGCGCAACAAGTGAAAGTAGTTGGCCGGTGTCGTACAGTTGGCTACAATCATGTTATTGTTTGCACAAAGTTCCAGGTAGCGTTCGATACGGCAAGAAGAGTGCTCTGGGCCTTGACCTTCCATACCGTGCGGTAGCAACATCACCAAACCATTTGAACGTTTCCATTTCGTTTCTCCGGAAGAGATGTACTGGTCGAAAATAATCTGCGCGCCGTTTGCAAAGTCACCAAACTGTGCTTCCCAAATGGTCAGCGTATTTGGATTGACCGATGCATAGCCATATTCAAAGGCAAGCACAGCATATTCAGAAAGCAGCGAGTTGTAAATATTGAATTTCTCACCGCCTTTTACTTTTGCTAATGGCGTATACGTTTCGTCTGAATCTTCCAGGGTCACGACAGCATGACGGTGGGAGAATGTGCCGCGTTGCACATCTTGTCCGGAAATACGTACACGGTAATCTTCGTTTAGCAACGTGGCATAGGCCATCAATTCGCCCATAGCCCAATCGTATTTATCCGAATCGATCATTTTCAAACGATCTTCAAATACCTTGGTAATCTTGCGGAAAAACTTCTTGTCTTCCGGCAAGCTGTTCATTTCCTTAGCTAAGCTTAAGAAAAGTTCTTCGGAAACAGCTGTTTCGGCTGTTTTCATGATATCGGCAACCCTTGCTGGCCGTAGGCCTTTCCAGGCACCGGCAAACATTGGACGCTCTTCGCTGATTTGCTCTACTTTTTTAGCTTCATCCAAACGCTCTTGCAATACCGCGCGGAAGTCTTTTTCCAGTTGTTTCGCAAAGTCCGTATCGATACTTCCTTGGTCAACTAGTTTTTTAACATATAGCGCTAAGGTATTCGGATGCTTTTCAATTAATTTATAAAGCGATGGCTGTGTAAATTTAGGTTCATCTGCCTCGTTGTGTCCGTAACGTCTGTAACCCAATAAATCGATAAAAACATCGGTTTTATATTTTTGACGATATTCAACCGCTAGGTTGATCGCATATACCAAGGCCTCTACATCGTCACCGTTTACGTGGAAAACAGGCGAAAGCGTAACTTTCGCAATGTCTGTACAGTAAGTTGACGAACGCGCATCTTTATAATTTGTTGTAAAACCAACTTGATTATTGATCACGATATGGATAGTACCGCCTGTTTTGTAGCCATCCAATTTAGACATTTGGATGGTTTCGTAAACGATACCCTGCGCAGCAACAGCTGCGTCACCGTGGATCAAGATCGGTGCAATTTTCGAAGAATCACCTTCGTATTTTAAATCAATTTTAGAACGCACCATACCTTCCGCCACACCGTCTACAGTTTCCAGGTGTGAAGGGTTAGGCGCCAGGCTCAAGTGGATGTTTTTACCATCTTGGCTGGTAATATCCGATGAGAAACCTAAATGGTATTTTACGTCACCACCAAATTGGATTTCCGGATCGGGCTCGTACATTTTTCCTTCAAACTCCGAAAAGATTGTTTTGTATGATTTGCCCATCACGTTGGTCAATACATTCAGACGTCCGCGATGCGCCATCCCGATTACAAACTCCTCGATACCGAGGGAAGAACCTTTTTGGATAACGGAATCCAGTGCCGGAATCAAAGACTCGGCACCTTCCAGCGAAAACCGCTTTTGGCCCAAAAATTTGGTGCCCAGGAAGCTTTCGAAGATGACCGCTTCGTTTAATTTTTTTAGTATACGTTTTTTACCGTCTAAGGAAAACTGAGGCGTGTTGCGGTCAGCTTCCATTTTGTCTTGAAGGAATTTGATTTTCTCTGGATGACGGATATAGCGAAATTCAGCCCCGATTGAACGGCAGTAAGTGTCTTCAATAAGCTGACGAATATCTTTTAATTTTGCTTTGCCCAAACCCACTTCGACACCGGCATTAAACACGGTATCGAGATCCGCTTCAGAAAGACCGAATGTCTCGAGTTCTTTTCCCGGGAAATATTTGCGACGTTCGCGAACGGGGTTTGTTTCTGTAAAAAGGTGTCCGCGATCACGGTAGCCATTGATCATGTTGAGGACATTGATCTCTTTGATCGCTTGCTCTGGCGTTTCTGCAGCGGCATCACCTCCCTCTGCTGTTTGACCAAATTCGAATCCTTCGAAAAATTTCTGCCAGCTTACATCTACTGCGTTAGGGTCTTCCTTGTATGCTTGATATAATGAGTCTATGTAGCCTGAATCTGCGTTACTCAAATATGTTAATTTATCCATGAGGAAATCTTACGTATAAAAATTTGCCCAAAGTTAGCAAATAATAAGTACTTGCCATGTCTAATTCGAACAAAAAAACACGTTAAAAAAGCATAAATTTTGATATTTTGACGTTTTTTTTGATTTTGCGGAACCGGCTATTATTCAGCCATGCCAAATATTATGGGTAAGGTTATTTTGCCTCAGCGCGAACGCGATAATTTTTTTTTGCAAGCTCCTTCCAATCCATTTTTAGATTATCTTTAGTGCTCGTGCCAAAGCCTGCTAAATGCAACCAATAACCATAGGTGCTTGACGGTGCATAATCGACTAGGTGCTCTTCAAAAAAACTGGCTCCGGCAACGTGGTTGACGTTCAATTCCGCAAGCAGGTAGGCTGCTAAAATTTCCCGATGCTCGTAGGTCAGGTTGCCTTTGTGAAAAAGATCGTGTAGCAAAGCTTCAATAAGGGGCTCGTTGATTTCCCGATCCTGTAGTGCGCGTAACTTTTCGACAGACGCGGCAATGTCCTTTTCCGGCTGGTGGTTTTTGAAAAAAATGTTGGGATGCTTTTTCAGCATGAAGCGAAAATAATCCCGCCAAAGTAAGCGTAAGATCAGACGTTCATACTTTTTTTTGTGTGCAGGCAGATTGTTTTCCTTGATTTTATGGTAGTAAAATGCCGGAGATACCGCGCCATTTGCGATGTAAGGTGATACGAGGTTGTAATCGTCTACATCGTCATAATCAGGAGCTAATGTTCTGTCGATCACCATCAGGGCTTCATCTTCACCACCTTTTACCACTGTGGAGGCGGTTTCAGCTAAGGCGATGGCGCTAGCCGTAAAGCCGAGATCCTGTAAAGTAGGTAATGTTGTAGTTTCTAAATGCGGATGGGTGACCATGTTTTGAATAGCCGGAAGCGTTGGCCGTACAAAGCTCTCTTTTTCCACTTTCTTTTTGAAAGCGCTAAACGAGTCCGGTATATCTTTGATAGGTATCGGTAAATCTTCTTTGTGGTAAAGCGTATGCCCGATAAAATGTTTGAGATTTATCTTTTCCTTCCACAACGCGGTTTCCACGAGTTCGGATATCCGCGTTTCTCTTTTTGCCACTTCGCGGTGATGATATACTTCGGTAACATCGTACTTGGCGCACAGCGTGCTCAGCAATTCTTCTGGTTTTCCCTGAAAAACAAGCAGGTCTGCACCGAGCTGTTGTAGGTTGTCTTTTAGTTTGGCAACAGTCTCGATCAGAAAATTTGCGCGTAGCACGCCTGTGTTTTGAAAACCCCAGGCATTGGTTTTGAAATACCGTGGGTCAAAGAAATAAACAGGAATGACAATATCGCCCTTATGTACTGCTTCAAACAAAATTTCATTGTCATGAATTCGCAGATCATTTCGAAACCATACTAAAATCACCTTTTTCGTCATACAAGAAAATCTATTGCTGGGCTATTTACAAATATCGCAAATATAACGTAAAGAATCTGTTTTGTTTAGATTGGGTATAAATATCTGTGGCCTTTGCGCCTCTTTTTACAAAGCATAGACAAAGCTACGGAGGGGCGCAAGCGCGAGTAGAAATGGTTATTTTGTAACAAATTCCTTTTTTGGCGAACATTACCGGAAATACGGTGTTTTGTAATAGAAATTGGAAACTGGATTTTTTTGTGAAGTGAGCTTATGGATATATTAATTAGTGGGCTAAATAATTACGTAGGACGGAGAAGTGTCAGTTTGATGGGCGATGATAAATTTAATGTATTCGCGATCACCCGAAATATCAGATTGTTTGAAAAAAGAGTCTTCGAACCCGTGCGCGCAAAAATTTTCGAAGTCGATCTAATCAAAGGTTCTGCAGGGCTTAACTTGCCTATTCCTACGATTCACGCGGCTTTTTATTTTACGCAGGTGCCCACGCTAAACGATATCGTCAACCTTAATCTGGAATTGCTCTGCCTCCAAAATTTTATCCATATCCTCCAGGAGAGAAAGTGCAATAGGGTGATTTATGTCGCGCGCTTAATGGATAAATTATGCATCGAGCCCATTTTGGAATTGCTTAAGGAGTCGCGTATGGATTATACTGTTGTTCTGAAAAACAGTGTTCTGGGGCGGGATTCGTTGATTGATCGCGTGTTTAAAAATATTTCCAATCGCAAATTTATTATCTATTCGAAGCGCTATGCTAACCGGTATTTTCAACCGCTCGGCGCGCATGATTTTGTACGCTGGCTTAAAAATATGTTGGATATTCCGGCATTTCACTACAAAGTGTTGGAAGTGGGTGGAGCACAGCTTATGTCTTTTATGGCGGTTTTTGATCTGTATAAAGAGCTCAAGCTGATCAAAGTGGGGCAGGAAATTGTCAATGTTCCACGTTGGCTGGTCAAATTTATGTATCAACATAAGATGGAAATTAATAGCTCTGATTACGCCGAATTGAGCCGTGTTATCCAGGCTGACAATCGTGTGGATAACAGCTGGCAAGCCGATATGCCTTTCGAATTTACGCCGATAAGCGAGCTGTTACGGTCTGATCGCTAGTGTGTAGGTTATTCCTTCGCGCATTTCGCGGAGGTTGTGATGGTGACGTAAACTTCCTGCGTCGCTGAATTTGCGCAAGCTTACCTGCTTGCGATAATTCCAAATGCAATTTTTCAAAACCTGACTTATTCTGCTATTTTTGTGAAAACGATAACGTTATTATGGGGTATAAAAGTTTGGCCGAATGTGTGGCTGATTTGGAGAGAAACGGACACTTAGTGCGTATCAAAGAAGAAGTCGATCCTTATTTGGAAATGGCTGCCATACACATGCGCGTGTTTGATGTGGAAGGGCCGGCATTGTATTTCGAAAATATAAAAGGTTCTAAGTTTCCGGCGGTGTCCAACTTGTTTGGCACGTTGGATCGATCAAAATTTATGTTTCGAGACACATTAGACCATGTTAAAAAGTTGGTTGATGTGAAGATGAACCCGATGTCGGTATTAAAAAAGCCGTTTGATTATGCCGGTTCATCCATGGTCGCTTTGGGTGCTTTACCTTGGAAGAAGAAATCTGGTGCACCGATATTGCATGGGCAAACCTCCATTAGCGCGCTCCCGCAAATCGTGAATTGGCCGATGGATGGTGGCGCTTTTGTAACAATGCCACAAGTTTATTCTGAAGATGCGGATAAGCCGGGAATTATGCAGGCCAATTTGGGTATGTACCGCATACAGCTTTCTGGCAACGAATATCTGCCCGATCAGGAAATCGGATTGCATTATCAGCTGCATCGCGGCATCGGCGTGCATCAAACGAAGGCCAACGCATTGGGGCGTCCACTAAAAGTAAGCGTGTTTGTCGGTGGTCCGCCATCACATCCCTTATCTGCCGTTATGCCGCTGCCCGAAGGTTTGTCTGAAATGATTTTTGCTGGTGCGCTGGGTAATCGACGCTTTCGTTACTTTTACGATGAGGAAGGTTTTTGCATTTCTTCAGATGCTGATTTTGTAATTACCGGCACGGTTTATCCGCAAGAAAATAAGCCAGAGGGGCCATTTGGCGACCACATTGGCTATTACAGCTTGACACATCCGTTTCCGCTGATGAAAGTACACCGCGTTTACCATCGCAAAAATCCCATTTGGTCGTTTACGGTTGTCGGGCGCCCACCGCAGGAAGATACCAGTTTTGGCGCGTTGATTCATGAAATCACCGGCAGCGCAATTCCGCAGCAAATTAGCGGATTGAAAGCCGTTCACGCTGTGGATCCGGCAGGTGTGCATCCTTTATTGTTCGCTATCGGTAGTGAGCGTTATACGCCTTATCAGGAAGTGGATCGCCCGCAGGAAGTGCTCACCATTGCCAACCAGATTTTAGGAACCAACCAGCTCAGTCTGGCGAAATACCTATTCATCGCTGCGCAAGAAGATGATCCTGCATTGGATATTCATGATATACCGCTTTTTTTGAGCCATATGTTAGCACGTATCGATTTTACGCGTGATCTACATTTTCTGACCAACACGACTATCGATACGCTCGATTATACAGGCGACGGTTTAAATGCCGGTTCGAAAGTAACCTTTGCGGCTGTCGGTAAAAAGAAGCGTGAACTGGCGACGGAAATACCTGCCGGGTTGGATTTGCCGCGTCCGTTTAATCAAGCCAAAATGGCATTGCCGGGCGTATTAGTCGTGGATGGTGCAGCGTTTAGCTCGTATGAAGAAGAGGCAAAGCGAATAAATACCTGGGCTTCGGAACTAAAGCACAGATTATCCGATAGCATTCCCTTGATTGTTTTGGTAGATGATGCTGCCTTTGCTGCCGAAACGATTAATAATTTTGTTTGGGTGACTTTTACGCGCAGCAATCCGGCTTACGATATCTATGGAGTTGATAGTTTTACGCAATTTAAGCACTGGGGCTGTCGCAGCGCGTTAATCATTGATGCGCGGAGCAAGCCGCACCATGCGCCGGCATTAATAAAGGATGCTGCTGTTGAAAAGCGTATTGATAGACTGGCCGAAAAGGGCCATTCCTTGCACGGAATAATATAAAAGATAACTTGCAGGATTACGCTATGTAAAAATCCATGAGGCTGTCCCAAAAGCTAATCGATTAACTTCAAAATGCGTCATCGTAAGTATGACGAAGCCATCTGCATTTTTATTTGATAAGATTGCTTCGTCGTCGTTCCTCCTTCTCGCCAGGACGAAATTTAATCACTTTTTAGACACCATCATGGATTTTTTTGTGTACACAATCGTTTGTGTTTCGTGTTAACAAAAAGATAATTTGCGTATAGAATTGTTAATTTTGTGTCTGATTCTTTTTATTATTGATAATAAAAAACACAAAAAGTTATGAATTTAATTTTTTAATACTTTTCTTTGTGTAGAAATTATAATTAAACGTAGAGAACAGTATTAAAAATTTATTTTATGTGTGGAATTGTTGGAGCTTTTGATTTGAAGCCATCCGCTTCGGAGAGCCTTAGACCGCAAGTCTTAGAGATGTCTAAACGCATTAGGCATCGCGGACCAGACTGGTCGGGTATTTTTAGCAGTGAAAAAGCGATTTTGGCACACGAACGTCTTGCGATCGTCGATCCAAAATCTGGAAGTCAACCCCTTTTTAGTCCTGATGGACATGTGGTGTTGGCGGTAAATGGCGAGATATATAATCATCAACAACTACGAAATACATTGCCTGATTACGAATTTGCCACGCTTTCTGACTCGGAAGTGATTTTGGCGTTGTACCTCGAAAAGGGCGCTTCTTTTATCGAAGATTTAAACGGAATTTTTGGATTCGCTTTGTACGATGGTCGTGATGATTCCTTCCTCGTGGCACGCGATCATATGGGTATTATCCCGCTTTATTACGGTAAAGACGCTGATGGACAAATTTTTGTTGCATCCGAATTGAAGTCTTTAGAAGGTTTCTGCGTAGAGATCGATCAGTTTCCTCCGGGACACTACTTGTATAGCAAAGAAGGTGCTGAGCCGAAAAAATGGTATTTGCGCGACTGGGAATCTTACGAAACCGTGAAAGATAACGAAACGGATATCGCAAAGCTGCGTACGGCACTGGAAGATGCGGTGCAACGCCAGTTGATGTCTGATGTGCCTTATGGCGTATTGCTGTCGGGTGGTTTGGATTCTTCTGTGATTGCTGCCGTTACCAAAAAGTTTAACGCTAAACGTATCGAAACAGGCGGTACAGAAGAAGCTTGGTATCCACAATTACACTCGTTTGCTGTTGGGTTAGAAGGTGCACCAGATTTGATTGCTGCACAAAAAGCGGCTGATCATATCGGGACGATTCACCACGAGATTAATTTCACCATCCAGGAAGGTCTTGATGCCATTCGCGATGTGATTTATCACTTGGAAACTTATGATGTTACGACGATCAGAGCATCGACGCCCATGTATTTGCTAGCGCGTGTTATCAAATCTATGGGAATAAAAATGGTGCTTTCTGGCGAGGGTTCTGATGAATTATTTGGCGGCTATCTTTATTTCCATAAAGCGCCGAATGCGCAGGAGTTTCATGAGGAAACCGTGCGCAAGCTGAAGAAATTGTATTTATACGATTGTTTGCGTGCAAACAAATCGTTGGCAGCTTGGGGTGTAGAAGGGCGTGTGCCATTCTTAGATAAAGAGTTTATGGATGTGGCCATGTCAATCAACCCGGCGGATAAGATGATTAAGGACGGACGTATGGAGAAATGGGTGGTTCGTAAAGCATTTGAAGATTATCTTCCGGAAAGTATTGCATGGCGTCAAAAGGAGCAATTCTCTGACGGAGTAGGGTATAGCTGGATTGATACATTGAAAGCGCAGGCAGAAAGCAAAGTGTCTGATGTGGAGTTTGAAACGGCTGCTATTCGTTATCCGGTGAATACGCCAAAAAATAAAGAAGAGTTTTTGTACCGTACGATTTTCGAATCTCATTTTCCTTCGGAAGCTGCGGCGAAAACCGTGCCTTCGGTCAAATCGGTAGCTTGTAGTACGCCAGAAGCGCTTGCTTGGGATGCTTCTTTTCAAAATCTTAACGATCCTTCCGGACGCGCCGTGGCTAGCGTGCACAACGAGAGTTATGTCAAAGCAACGGAAATTGCGTAAGTAAGCTATTTCTTTTAGGTATGTTTGTAAGCGAGCCGATCTTGACCGATCGGCTCGCTTCTTTTTGTCTTTATTTTTTTAAGTGCAGATCAAAATACTTCGCAATCTTGTCATACATATGTATGCGGTCTTTTCCCATGACATTGTGCTCATGCGTTGGATAAAGGAAGTAATCGACTTGTTTGCCGGCTTTGATGCAGGCTTCGATAAATTCCATGCTATGTTGTTGAACAACCACCGGGTCTTGCGCGCCGTGAATGATCAATAAATTGCCCGCTAGCTGCTTTGCTTTATCAAGCAAGCCGGCTTTTTGATAACCTTCCGGGTTTTCCTGCGGGGTATCCATATAGCGCTCGCCATACATCACCTCGTAATATTTCCAATCGATCACCGGTCCGCCTGCTACAGCGGTTTGGAAAATGCCGGGATGTTGCACCATAAAAGAAGTGGTCATGAAGCCGCCAAAGCTCCAGCCAAATATTCCCATGCGTGATTGGTCTACAAAGCTTTTTGATTTTAGGAAGTCGATGCCCTTTAGTTGGTCGGCCATTTCTGCTTGTCCAAGTTGGCGGTGCGTTATCCGAGTAAAATCGCGTCCTCGCGCATCAGACCCTCTGTTGTCCATCGTGAAAACAATATAGCCTTGTTGCGCCATGTACAGATCGAAGTAACCAGCGCCATAAAGCCATTTGTTTTGCACCAACTGTGCATGAGAACCGCCGTAAAGGTAAACCATGACGGGGTATTTTTTTGTTCCGTCAAAATTTGCCGGGTAAATAATGCGTCCGTTCAGCGGTGTTTGTCCATCTGCCGAAACCAGCGAAACGGCTTCAATCTTGGGAAGTGAAATCTTCCCTTCAAACGGGTTGGTCGCGCGGATAATTTCCAGCGGTTTGCCGCCTTTTACAGCATAAACGTCTACGTTGTTTGCGGTGTTTAGGTTCGAAAATTGATCGAGTACATAGTTTCCGTTGGCGCTTAAGCTCGCTCGGTGCGTGCCCGATTTGTTTGTAAGCTGCTGCGTTTTTCCAGTAGCTATCGCTACTTCAAAAAGCTGGCGATCGAGTCCTTTATTTGTAATGCCGGTGTAGATCACTTTTTTGCCATCTGAAGAGAATCCTTGTACATCTTCAACGATCACATCTTCGTAACCGAGCGAGCGCAATAGCTTTCCGCTAACATCATACAAATACAATTGGTTGAAACCATCCTTATCGGTTTGGTATAAAAACTGGTCGGGTTTGTTTGGTAAAAAGGTGAGCGCATGCAATGGCTCTACCCAAGATTCCGATTTTTCTTCAAACAGTGTTTGGATAAAGTGGCCATCGGTCGCGTCGTATTTGTTTACTTTTAAGTGGTTTTGTTCGCGATTAAGAATACCTACATAAATGTATTTGCTTGACGGATCCCAAGTGCAGATGGTCAAATACTGCTCTTTGGGTTCGCCCGTTTGCAAAGTAATGTGGCTGCTTGTTTTGCTGTCGTATACCCGCAATGTGACTTCTTCGCTCTTCATACCGGCCATCGGATAGCGTATGTCTTTAGTAGCTGCTACGCGTTTGTCCCATTGGATTAACGGATAGTTGCTCACCATCGATTCATCTTTGCGGTAATAAAGTAATTTTTCATTGTCGGGACTCCACCACATGCCTTTGCTGATGCCGAACTCTTGCCGGTGGGTGTAATCGCTACCGTTTACGATTCCAGCTAGACTATCTTGCGTTACTATTGTGCGCTTGCCTTCTTTCGAGCTGATTTCAATATTGTTGTCTACCAAATAAGCAACCTTGCTGTAATCGGTTGTGCTGGTAGCTTGCGCGCCATCGGCTGGTGATTTTGTCAAAATTTGCGCTTGTTTCGTCTTCACCGCGTAGCGGATCGTGTATTTCCAGCTGTCGGCTTCGTAAGCAAACGCAATGTGATCTTTATCTGCCCAGCTGTAGTCTAACGGAAAGTAGGATAATTTGACCGATTCGTTGCTGTTTAAGACCGACTGTAGTGCGGTGCTGATGTCTTCTATGGTGGCGATGTCGCGGCTTTGCCAACTGGATTGCGCATCGCGCAAGGTGAGTTTTTGATAGGATGCA
Coding sequences within it:
- the odhB gene encoding 2-oxoglutarate dehydrogenase complex dihydrolipoyllysine-residue succinyltransferase, with the protein product MSLEIKVPAVGESITEVTLAQWLKQDGDYVEMDENIAELESDKATFELPAEKAGILRIIAQEGDTLEIGAVVCAIEDGDAPAGGADKKEEAPAEKEEKPAETSSDDDAENPDSYAAGTASPAAAKILREKGIDASTIKGTGKDGRITKEDAEKAQAKPAAPKAESKPAAKAAPATETAAPGARNERREKMTSLRKTIAKRLVSVKNETAMLTTFNEVNMQPIMDLRSKYKDSFKEKHGVGLGFMSFFTKAVTTALKEWPAVNARIEENEIVFSDFADVSIAVSAPKGLVVPVIRNAESLSLHQIEKEIITLATKARDNKLTIDEMTGGTFTITNGGVFGSMMSTPIINAPQSAILGMHNIVQRPIAENGQVVIRPMMYIALSYDHRVIDGRESVSFLVRVKQLLEDPARLLLEV
- a CDS encoding 2-oxoglutarate dehydrogenase E1 component, whose product is MDKLTYLSNADSGYIDSLYQAYKEDPNAVDVSWQKFFEGFEFGQTAEGGDAAAETPEQAIKEINVLNMINGYRDRGHLFTETNPVRERRKYFPGKELETFGLSEADLDTVFNAGVEVGLGKAKLKDIRQLIEDTYCRSIGAEFRYIRHPEKIKFLQDKMEADRNTPQFSLDGKKRILKKLNEAVIFESFLGTKFLGQKRFSLEGAESLIPALDSVIQKGSSLGIEEFVIGMAHRGRLNVLTNVMGKSYKTIFSEFEGKMYEPDPEIQFGGDVKYHLGFSSDITSQDGKNIHLSLAPNPSHLETVDGVAEGMVRSKIDLKYEGDSSKIAPILIHGDAAVAAQGIVYETIQMSKLDGYKTGGTIHIVINNQVGFTTNYKDARSSTYCTDIAKVTLSPVFHVNGDDVEALVYAINLAVEYRQKYKTDVFIDLLGYRRYGHNEADEPKFTQPSLYKLIEKHPNTLALYVKKLVDQGSIDTDFAKQLEKDFRAVLQERLDEAKKVEQISEERPMFAGAWKGLRPARVADIMKTAETAVSEELFLSLAKEMNSLPEDKKFFRKITKVFEDRLKMIDSDKYDWAMGELMAYATLLNEDYRVRISGQDVQRGTFSHRHAVVTLEDSDETYTPLAKVKGGEKFNIYNSLLSEYAVLAFEYGYASVNPNTLTIWEAQFGDFANGAQIIFDQYISSGETKWKRSNGLVMLLPHGMEGQGPEHSSCRIERYLELCANNNMIVANCTTPANYFHLLRRQLHREFRKPLIVATPKSLLRHTKAVSPLKDFTENGFQEIIDDENVTAKSVKRVLLCSGKIYYELREKQEADKRKDVAIVRIEQLYPIAQTQIEALQKKYAKAAFVWVQEENENMGAWPYYCRKFRSSSLDLQYIARPESGSPATGYMKQHVTQQTDIINKAFEL
- a CDS encoding deoxyribodipyrimidine photo-lyase; translated protein: MTKKVILVWFRNDLRIHDNEILFEAVHKGDIVIPVYFFDPRYFKTNAWGFQNTGVLRANFLIETVAKLKDNLQQLGADLLVFQGKPEELLSTLCAKYDVTEVYHHREVAKRETRISELVETALWKEKINLKHFIGHTLYHKEDLPIPIKDIPDSFSAFKKKVEKESFVRPTLPAIQNMVTHPHLETTTLPTLQDLGFTASAIALAETASTVVKGGEDEALMVIDRTLAPDYDDVDDYNLVSPYIANGAVSPAFYYHKIKENNLPAHKKKYERLILRLLWRDYFRFMLKKHPNIFFKNHQPEKDIAASVEKLRALQDREINEPLIEALLHDLFHKGNLTYEHREILAAYLLAELNVNHVAGASFFEEHLVDYAPSSTYGYWLHLAGFGTSTKDNLKMDWKELAKKNYRVRAEAK